GGCGCGACGCGCAGACGGTTCCGGCACGAGGTTCGGACGTTGGCCGGGTTGCAGCACCCCGGCGTGGTGTCGGTGCTCGACGCCGGCACCGACGGGTCCAGGTCCTTCGTCGTGATGCGCCTGGTCGACGGCGGCACCCTGCGCGACCGGATGGCGGTCGGCGCGATGGACGTCGACACGGTACGCGAACTCGGCGCACACATCGCCGAGGCGCTGGACCACGTCCACGCACGCGGCATCGTGCACCGCGACATCACCCCGGCCAACATCCTGCTCGACGACCGAGGACGACCCCACCTGGCCGACTTCGGACTCGCCCGGCTGCCCGACAGCCCCCAGCTGACCAAAACCGGCCACGTCATGGGCACCGCCGCCTACCTCGCCCCCGAACAGGTCCGCGGCCAGGACATCACCACCGCCACCGACATCTACGCGTTGGGACTGGTCCTGCTCGAATGCCTCACCGGCCACCGCGAGTTCCCCGGCGGACGCGCCGAAGCCGCCGCGGCCCGCCTGCACCGACCACCACACCTCCCAGCCGACCTCCCCGACGACCTGACCCGGCTTCTGGGCCGGATGACCTCCCTGGTGCCCCACCGCCGCCCGACCGCGGCCGACTGCGCCCACACCCTGC
This DNA window, taken from Saccharothrix variisporea, encodes the following:
- a CDS encoding serine/threonine-protein kinase, giving the protein MSAAAERELLAGRYRLGELLGSGGAGEVRRAWDTTFNRPVAVKIVRWDAGGATRRRFRHEVRTLAGLQHPGVVSVLDAGTDGSRSFVVMRLVDGGTLRDRMAVGAMDVDTVRELGAHIAEALDHVHARGIVHRDITPANILLDDRGRPHLADFGLARLPDSPQLTKTGHVMGTAAYLAPEQVRGQDITTATDIYALGLVLLECLTGHREFPGGRAEAAAARLHRPPHLPADLPDDLTRLLGRMTSLVPHRRPTAADCAHTLRYRDLRA